A window of Terriglobales bacterium genomic DNA:
TTCAACCGTATTGGCGAGCCGGCCGATATCTCCAATGCCGTGACGTGGCTCGCGTCGGATGAGGCGGCATGGATCTCTGGGCAAAACATCCGAGTAAACGGAGCTCTGATTTAGGTGGTTTCATCGTGAACAGCTCGGTAGCACACCGTTTCGCGCACCCGGTCGCTAGCGTGGCGATTGTTGGAGCCGGATTGGTCGGTACCACGACGGCGCACGCGTTGCTCGTCTCTGGTACCGCCTCCGAAATCGTCCTTGTCGGGCGGGACCGGAAGAGAGTTGAGGGTCACGTAAACGACCTACGTGACGCGGCTCTGTATTCTCGTCCTACGCGCATCGTCGCGGGCGACTACTCGGATTGCGCCGCCGCGGACGTAATCATCATCACTGTCGGGGCTTCTCAAAGGCCGCACTCGAGGTTGAATGACCTCAGAGAAAGCGGGGCAATTCTGAAGGAAGTCATCCGAGAAGTTGCGCGCCAGGAACCCAAGGGTGTTCTGTTGATCGCATCCAACCCGGTCGACGTACTGACGCATGCGGCATGGAAGTGGTCCGGGCTGCCTGTAAGTCGCGTCATTGGATCAGGAACGAGTCTTGATACGTTGCGCTTTCGACGACGGATCGCGGAACACTACGGAGTGGCTGCCGACAACGTGCACGCGTACATCCTCGGCGAACACGGAGACAGCCAAGTCGCCTTGTTGTCTTCGGCGCGGATCGCGGGCACGTCGTTGGAGGAATTTTGCCGCGAGCGACGGCTACCATGCGACGACTCCGCTCTACGGGTCATCGCTAACGAGACGCGAAATGGCGGTCTCCAGATCATTCAAAGCAAAGGCGCCACGCAGTACGGAATCAGCGCGGTGCTGACTCGCATAGTGAGCGCGATTTTGCGTGACGAGCACGCGGTTCTCACTGTGTCCAATTTAGCGCCGGCGCAAATGAATGTCGGGGAAGTGTTTCTATCGCTGCCGGCGATCATTACCCGAGACGGCGTCGATCGAGTCCTGCCCGTTCAGTTGAACGACGAGGAAAGCGGAGCCCTAAAGAAATCCGCTCACATTCTCCGGCGGCACCTGCAAATGCTGGACCTTTCTTCCTGATTCGCAAGAGTGCATTCATGGTTTCGTTCGTTGCCCGGTGGGGCCACCAGATACTGCTGGCCGGCTTGGCCGTCGTCAATTTACTTTTGGTCTGGGAGCTCTGGTAGTGAAGCCCACGTTCATTTTATTCACCTGCTCCGAGACGGACGACTCGAATTGCCGGCTGAGGCTGAGAAGTTGTGACGTCCACGGAGCGCCGGATACAGCCATCATTTGGTGGGGGCATGACTGGGTTCGGGTGCATTGGGGGTAACAGAGCATTTTGCGGTCATCCCGGGCGACGAGTGGAGACTTAAGTAATCAAGCAGCCAACTTTAATGTAGCTTGCAATCCCACTCGGGAAGCCAACACCAACAACATGTCGGCGCTGAAATCCCGCCAAGCACCTTTCATCAGTGCTGATACACGGGGCTGAGTGATGCCGAGTTCCTTAGCGGCCTTACTTTGCGTCCAACCCCGCCCCTTGATGTGCTGGCGCAGGGCGGCCATAAGATCGGCACGCATAGCGAGAACCCGAGCTTCAACCGCTTCCGGACGTGTGGCCAAATAGCGCCGGCTCAGTTCGCCGATTGCAGTCCGAGATGTTGAACAAACGGATCAAAATCGCGATCGCTGTACAACAATGAGAGTTCCTTCTCGATGCAACTCGTCGCGATCAGCGTATCAATCGTCTTCCGAATCGTTATCCCTAGGGCCCTGAGTCTACGGAAGTTCCTGGCCGCTTGAAACGCGATATCTTCCACCGACGAGTGGGACCAGAGGGATCGAAGCCAACAGTTTCCGGGCTCGATTGAAATCGCGCTCGCTGACGAATCCTTGTAAGACCTCGGTCAATATCAAATCGCCGGTAAACACCTGTTCCACGCCAAGAAGAGTGTCCAGTTTGTCAGACTGCGGAGTGGCAACGCCGCGAAAGTAGTCGATCCAGACGCTGGTATCGACCAATATCATCAGTCCGTTCTCATTGCGTCCAAGTCACCCCGCCACGGAAGCTTGCCGCGAAACCGGCGGATCGCTTGCTGTTTGCGCAAGCGAACGATCGTGCGCAGCCCCAACTCGACCGCCTCTCGCTTAGTTTTCAATCCGGTGAGTCGAAGCGTTTCCTTCATCAACTTCTCATCAATGACGATATTGGTGCGCATAATGTGTACTCCGAGACGATTTCATACACAATATAGGGCTCCCACTGAGATAGGACAAAGATCGCGGTGGCCCGACCAGATACGCGTACTGGTCATGAAGCGTCGTCCGAGGACCTCCATCAACAGCCACCCATTCGTGGGGGCATGACCGGGGGCATCGGCGGATCAAGTCGATTTTATTAATCTATAAATCAATGATTTGCGACCTAGATGTGGTGGCTACACGGCCCACCAGATCCGCAGATTTCATCAGTGATATCAATGAATTCGAAGCTCCGGA
This region includes:
- a CDS encoding L-lactate dehydrogenase — encoded protein: MNSSVAHRFAHPVASVAIVGAGLVGTTTAHALLVSGTASEIVLVGRDRKRVEGHVNDLRDAALYSRPTRIVAGDYSDCAAADVIIITVGASQRPHSRLNDLRESGAILKEVIREVARQEPKGVLLIASNPVDVLTHAAWKWSGLPVSRVIGSGTSLDTLRFRRRIAEHYGVAADNVHAYILGEHGDSQVALLSSARIAGTSLEEFCRERRLPCDDSALRVIANETRNGGLQIIQSKGATQYGISAVLTRIVSAILRDEHAVLTVSNLAPAQMNVGEVFLSLPAIITRDGVDRVLPVQLNDEESGALKKSAHILRRHLQMLDLSS
- a CDS encoding type II toxin-antitoxin system VapB family antitoxin; the encoded protein is MRTNIVIDEKLMKETLRLTGLKTKREAVELGLRTIVRLRKQQAIRRFRGKLPWRGDLDAMRTD